The genomic DNA GTAGACCGTCGTATGTGACGCGAGTGCAACTGACCGACCCGGAGTGGGAGTTCATCGAGCCGTACCTGCCGATCGGTGAGTACGGCCCGTACCCCGAGCGGTTGCGGCAGCAGTTTGAGGGCGTGATCTGGCGGTTCAAGACGGGCGGCCAGTGGCGGGAGATGCCGGCAGGGTTCGGTGCATGGTCGACCGTCCACAACCGCTTCCGGCAGTGGCGTGACGCCGGGGTCTTCGAGGCCCTGCTGGAGGGCCTGATCGCGGAAGCTGCGAAGCGCGGTGAGGTGGACCTGTCCCTGGTCAGCATCGACTCCACCACCGCCCGTGCCCACCACGACGCGGCCGGGATGCACCTCGACGAGGACGTCGTCACCGCCCTGGAGAAAGCCGCCGCCGAGGAGGAGAAGGCCAGGTCAAAGGGGGCGGCCTCGAAGAACAAAGCGGGCAGGAGACCGAAAGCGATCCCGCGCGGGAAGAACGACGACGCGTCCGGCGTCGGCGGAAACTCCGGCTGAAGGCCGCCCTCCTGGGACGCTCCAGGGGCGGGCAGACCAGCAAGGTCCACCTCGCCGCCGACCGCAAGTGCCGCCCGCTGGCGTTCATCCTGACCGCGGGCCAGGCAGCGGACAGCCCGCAGTTCATCCCCGTCCTGAAGAAGGTGCGGGTGCGCGGGCCCGTCGGCCGCCCCCGAACCCGGCCGGACGCGGTCGCCGGAGACAAGGCTTACTCGTCTCGCGGCAACCGTGCCCACCTGCGCAAACGCCGTATCAAAGCGGTCATCCCGGAGAAGAAGGACCAGGCCGCCAACCGGAAGAAGAAGGGCAGCGGAGGCGGCAGGCCCGTCAGTCACGACACCGAGCTCTACAAGGAACGGAACACCGTCGAGCGGGCGATCAACAGGATGAAGGCATGGCGAGGCATCGCCACCCGCTACGACAAGACCCCGGGGAGCTACCTCGCCGGACTCCACCTCCGGGCATCCGTGATCTGGATCAAGGACCTCACACGAGCCACCCCTTGATCACAACCGAATACGCCCCCTAGTGGTCTGAGCAGGCGTCATGGCGTCGGTCGCGGTCTCCGCCCGGGAAGCCCACCGGCGGTTCCGGTCCGGACGCGCACCGTGGGTCGTCAGTCCGCCCGGCTGTTCCCACAGCTTCCGGCCGCACGCGAGTGGTCCCGCCATGGCCGGTTGCGCCCCGGGCGCCGGAGGCGTCCTGCCGCGTTCCGTCCGCCGTGCCGCCCCGGCCCCGGTGCCGCGCCGCGCCGAGGGGCGGCGGGTGGACGGCGCGGTGCCGTGACCGCCGTGGAGGATGATCCGGGCATCACGTGATGCAGGTCATGTGAAAAGTTCGCGGTCCGCGGGCAACCCCTGTCCGTCGTCGCCGGTCAAGCATGCGACACAGGGGCCGTGCCCGTCGCACGCGACGGCTCGGGCCCAACCGCACCCCGTGCCGCGTCCGGCGGCACGCCCCACCCACAAGGGCTCGACTTGAAGCTTCGCCGTGCCGTGGCCGTCGCCGCCGCGACCGCCGTCATCACGCCCGCCGCCTTCCTCATGGCCCCGACCGCGCACGCGGAGGACGGGGTTCCGTCGACGGCGGAGTCCTCGCCGTCGATGTCCTCCGACGAGGGGACGAAGACCACCGAGCAGGCCCCGTCCGACGCGCCGAGCGTCTCCGCGACCCCGCTGCCGACCGAGGAGAAGAAGCCGGAGGAGAAGTCGGCCGACGGCACCGCCCCGGCGCCCTCCGACAGCACCTCCTCCGGGCAGCCCGCCGGCACCGCCCCGGGCGAGGACGGGGAAGGGGAAGAGGGCGAGGAGCTGCCGTACTGCGAGGAGGTCGACGAGAACTTCGAGGAGAAGGCCCTCGACGTCCGGATCTCCGGCCTGCCCGGCAAGATCGTGGCCGGCAGCGGCTGGAAGGACTTCGACCTCACCATCACGAACAAGTCGAAGCTCGACCTCAAGGAGGTCGTCTTCTTCGCCGAGGTCGAGAACTTCGAAGAGGACGAGTCCAAGTGGCTCAGCAAGTACGTCGACCTGCAGTTCAAGATGCCGAACAGCGACAAGTGGGTCGGCATCGGCCACGAGGAGTGGGCCGGGGGCTACTTCTGGGGCGTCGAGACCATGAAGCCGAAAGACTTCGTGGAGATCGACCTCCGCGTCCGCATCGACAAGGCCGCCCCGGCCGGCGACAGCTACGCCTTCGGCACCGGCGGCTACGTCGGTGACGTCAAGGGCCAGGAGTGCCTCGCCGAGAACAGCGGCGCGCTGGTGGAGTTCGCCGTGCTGAAGCCGGGCAGCTCCGTCGGCGACCCGGGTGAGGCCGCTCCGGGCGACGGCCGGGGCAAGGACGTCGAGAAGCCGGACACCAAGCCGCAGGGCGGCGTCGAGCAGCTCCCCGTCACCGGCAACCTCGCCGAGACCGGCTCCGACTCCATGCTGCCGGTCATCGGGATCGCGGGCGGCGTCGCGCTCGTCGCCGGTACCGGTGTCGTCTTCGCGCTGAGGCGCCGGCAGAACGGTGCCACCGCGTAACGGAGGCACCCGAGGACAAGGGAGGCGCTGCGCTCGGAGGGGGGCGCAGCGCCTCTCTGTGTTCTCGTTTTCCGCTCCGCGCTTTCCGCAGGCGGGTGCCGGCCGGCGCGCGGAGGGCGCCGTACCGCCACGCGTCCGCGCAGCGCGTCGCACACGCCACACCTAGCGCCGCGTGTCACGCCCCACGCCACGTGCCACACTTCACGCCCCACGTCCCACGCCCCACGCCACGCGTCACGCACCCCACGCCACACCCACGCCGTGCGTCACGCTCCACGCCGCGCCGCGCGTCACGCGCCGGGGGTCTTCGGCGGGACCTTCGGCAGGCCCAGGAACGGCAGGCGCAGGGCGGCGAAGGCGTCCCGCGGGACGGCCGGGGACCTGGGCTCGACGGGGGCCAGGCGCACGTAGGGGTCGCCCTGGGCGGGGCGGGGGTCCGGCTCGCCCTTGTTGGGCCAGAGGGACATGGCGCGCTCCGCCTGGGCGGTGATGGTGAGGGAGGGGTTCACCCCGAGGTTCGCGGAGACGGCCGCGCCGTCCACGACGGAGACGCCCGGGTGGCCGTAGAGCCGGTGGTACGGGTCGACGACGCCGTCCCGCGCGGTGGCGCCGATGACGCAGCCGCCCAGGAAGTGCGCGGTCAGCGGGGTGCCCATCAGCTCGCCGACGTTGGAGCCGGCGAAGCCGCCGATCTCCTTCGCGATCAGGGTCGCCGCCCGGGTCGCCTCGGGGATCTGCTTGGGGTTGGGGGCTCCGTGGCCCTGACGAGCGGTGAGCAGGCCCTTGCCGATGCCGCCGGGCTTGAGGTACGTCGTCAGGGAGTTGTCGAGCGACTGCATGACGAGGCCGATGACGGTCCGCTCCGACCAGCGGCGGTTGGACAGGGACCGCAGCGCCTGGACGGGATGGCGGGCGACGTTGCCGAACCAGGCGGCGACGCGGTGCCTCGCGTGGGGGACCTGGAGGGTCGACAGGACGCCCATCGCGTTGGAGCCCCTGCCGTAGCGGACGGGCTCGATGTGGGTGTTCCCGTCCGGGTGGACGGACGAGGTGATGGCGACGCCCCGGGTGAAGTCGACGCGGGGCGCCCCGTGCCGCCTGCGGTAGCGGCGGTCGGTGGTCTGGGCGCCGACGAGCGCCTCGGAGTTGGTGCGGGTCAGCTCCCCGAGCCGGTCGGAGAGGCGGGGCAGCAGCCCCCGGTCCTTCATGCGGTGCAGGAGGGTCTGGGTGCCGTACGTCCCGGCCGCGACGACGACGTACCGGGCGCGGTAGGTGCGCGGGGCGCCCCTGCGGCGGCGGTCGGTGGGGACGGTGCGGACGAGGTGACCGCCCCCGCCGTCCTCGGTCACGGCGGTGACGGTGGTCATCGGGTGGACGACGGCGCCCGCCTTCTCCGCGAGGTGCAGGTAGTTCTCCGTGAGGGTGTTCTTCGCGCCGTGCCGGCAGCCCGTCATGCACTCGCCGCACTCGGCGCAGGCGCGGCGGGCGGGGCCGGCGCCTCCGAAGTACGGGTCGGGGACCCGCTCGCCGGGGGCGGCCCGGGTGGCGCCGTCCGCGTCCCGGCCGTCGCCGAAGAAGACCCCGACGGGCGCCGGGTGGAAGGTGTCGCCGACGCCCATGGCCTCGGCCGCCGCCCTGAGGTGGACGTCGGAGGGGGTCGTGGTCGGGTTGAGGCGGACGCCCAGCATGCGCTCGGCCTGGTCGTAGTACGGGGCGAGTTCGGCCCGCCAGTCGGTGATCCCCGCCCACTGCCCGTCCTGGAAGAAGGCGGGCGGCGGCACGTAGAGGGTGTTGGCGTAGTTGAGGGAGCCGCCGCCGACGCCGGCACCCGCGAGGACCATGACGTTGCCGAGCAGGTGGACGCGCTGGAGGCCGTACAGGCCGAGGGCGGGGGCCCACAGGTAGTTGCGCAGGTCCCAGGAGGTCTTCGGCAGGGTGGCGGGGGTGAAGCGGCGGCCGGCCTCCAGGACGCCGACGCGGTACCCCTTCTCGGTGAGGCGCAGGGCCGCGACGGAGCCGCCGAAGCCGGAGCCCACGACGACGACGTCGTAGTCGTACGCGTCGTCGGGCGCCCCGTGGGAGGCGTTGCCGCCGGAGCCGTTCCGCCCGGCTTCCGGCGGGTTCTGGGCAGGGGGGACCTCGGACATGGCTCTCCTCGTACCGGAAGGGGTGGAGCGGGCGGCCCGCGCCCGCCGTCGTCAGCGCAGGCGCAGGGCCTTCATCAGCCTCAGGCCGCGGTTCATGAGCGACGCGTACCCCTCGTCGTCCATCCCGAAGGACGGGGCGAGCGGCATCACGCGCTGCCGGGCGACCGTCTGGGCCTCCGTGTACCTGAGGATGCCCTCCGAGCCGTGCCGGCGGCCCAGGCCCGAGTCCTTCATCCCGCCCATGGGCGCCTGGGCGCTGCCGTACGCGGCCCCGTACCCCTCGTTGACGTTCACGGTGCCGGTGCGCAGGCGGGCGGCGACGGCGAGGCCGCGGCGGCCGTCCCTCGTCCAGACGCTGGCGTTGAGGCCGTACGCGGTGTCGTTGGCGCGCTCGATCACCTCGTCCTCGTCGGTGAAGCGGTACACGGAGACGACCGGGCCGAAGGTCTCCTCGGTGCACACCGCCATCGACGGGTCGACGCCGTCGAGGACGGTCGGCTCGTGGAAGAGGGGGCCGACGTCGGGGCGGGGGACGCCGCCCGCCAGGACCCGGGCGCCCTTGGCGACGGCCTCCTCGACGTGCCGGGTGACGGCCTCCAGCTGCCGCACGCCGACGAGGGAGCCCATGTCGGCGCCGTACGCGAGGGCGGTGCCGAGCCTCATCGCCCTGGTGCGGGCGACGAACCGCTCCAGGAACGCGTCGGCGACCGACTCGTGGAGGTACAGCCGCTCGACGGAGACGCACAGCTGCCCGGCGGAGGAGAAGCAGGCGCGCACGGCGCCGGCGGCGGCCTTCTCCACGTCGGCGTCCCGCAGGACCAGCATGGGGTTCTTGCCGCCGAGTTCGAGGGAGACGCCGACGAGCCGGGCCGCCGCGCCCCGGGCGACCTCGCGGCCGGTGCGGGTGGAGCCGGTGAACGAGACGTAGTCGGCGTGCCGGACGACCTCGGGGCCGACGACCGGGCCGTCGCCGAGGACGACCTGGAACACCCCGGCGGGCAGCCCCGCCTCGACGAGCAGCTCGCGCGCCCACAGGGCGGTCAGCGCGGTCTGGGTGTCGGGCTTCATGACGACGGCGTTGCCCGCGGCGAACGCGGGCAGCGCGTCGCCGACGGACAGCTCCAGCGGGTAGTTCCAGGGGGCGATCTGGCCGACGACGCCGCGCGGCTGGCGCAGTTCGGTCACCTGGGTGAGGACCGGTACGGCGCCGCCGCGCCGCCTGGGGCCCAGGTACGAGGCGGCGCGCACGCCGTAGTGGCGGGCGGCGATGGCGACGGCCTGGACCTCCTCGTGGGCGTGGAGGCGCGCCTTGCCGGTCTCCAGCTGGACGAGGTCGAGGACCTCCGCCTGGCGCTCCAGGAGCAGGTCGTGGAAGCGGAGCAGGACGGCGGCGCGGCGCCGGACGGGCACGGCCGCCCAGGCGGTCTGCGCGGCGCGGGCGCGGGCGAACGCCTCCGCCACGTCCTCGGGCGCCGACTCGGGCAGCTCGGCGAGGCGCTCGCCGGTGAACGGGGTGTGGTTGGCGGTCCGGCCGGAGCCGACGACGCCGCGGACGAGCCGGGCGACCACCTCGGGCGTCACCACGTCGGCCGCGGTGCGCGCGCCGGCGGGCGCGGGGGCCACGGGGTTCGCGGGTCCGGGGGCGAACACCGTCGCCGACGGGGAGGCCGGCGTGGACGCGGAGGGGGACGTGGGTCCGGTGGCGTTGGCGGGGGCCTGCGTGTCCGTCATGGGGGCGAGGGTATGCCGGACGCGGACGTTTTGGGTACCCGGCGGTAACAACTTTCCGCCGGTCGAGTCCCGCGCCGGTGGCGGCCGGCGGGCGGGTCCCGGTCAGCGCGTCGCCAGCAGCAGGACGCCGAGGGTGACGGCGACGGCGACGGCGGCGACGAGGGCGGCGACGAGGGGTGCGGAGGCGGGGGCGGCCGGCCGGCGGGTCCTCGGGGGCGTGCCGTAGGGGGGAGTACCGGCCGGCGGCGGGACCCCGTAGGGGGTGCCGGCGAGCGGCGGGACCCCGTAGGGGGAGGACCGGCCGGCGGGGCGCCGCCGGGAGGGGGGTGGTAGGGCGGCAGGGCGGCGGGCGGACCGTACGGCGAGGGGGTGCCGGTCACCGGCGGCCCGTACGGCGAGGGCGCGCCGGTCGCCGGCGGCCCGTCCGCCGGGGGTGGCCGTCGGCGGGGACGGCGTCGGGGAGCACCGCGTCCTGGGGTTCGGTGCCGGCGGGAGGCGGCGCGGGCAGGGCGGGCGCGGCGGGGCCGCGGTCGGGCACCCCGGCCATCTGCCCCAGGGGCGAGGCGCCCGGGGCCCCCGCCGCCTCCGGCACGTCCGGGACCTCCGGGGCGGCGGGGACGTACGGGGGCGGGGGCGCGGCGGGCGGGCCCGGGACGGCGGGCGCCGACCTGTGGGGCAGCACCCTCGCCATGTACCGGACCCGGTCCCGGGCTCGCGCGGGTGGTACGGAGTGCGGGCGCGCCCCGTACGGCGCGTCCCCCTGACCCTCCTGCCCGCCCGCCTGGCCCTCGTCGGGCCGGTCGTGTGCCGCCGGCACGTCCGCCGGGCCGGCGCGGCCTGGCACCGCCGCGGCGACCGCCCCCACCGCGCCCGCGGGCCCGCCCACCGCGTACGACCGCAGCAGCCGCTCCGCCTCCGCCCCGTCGATCCTGCGCGCCGGGTCGCGCTCCAGCAGCCCCCGCACGACGGGCAGCAGCGCCCCCGCGGCGGCGGGCGGGCGGATCTCCGCCTCCACCACGGCGTGCAGCACCCCGCCCAGCGAGTCGCGGTGGAACGGCGAGTGACCCGTCATCACCGCGCACAGCAGCACCCCCAGCGACCACAGGTCCGCCGCCGGCCCCGCCCGGTGGCCCTGCATCCGCTCCGGCGCGGTGTACTCGGGCGAACCGACGAACATGCCCGCCTCGGTCAGCGTGGTCGCCCCCGCCAGCTGGGCGATCCCGAAGTCGGTGAGGACGACCCGTCCGGTGGCCTCCTCCACCAGCACGTTGGCCGGTTTCAGATCGCGGTGGAGCACCCCGATCGCGTGCGCGGCGCGCAGCGCGGACAGCAGCGCCAGGCCGATCCGGGCCGCCTCGTACGCGTCCACCGGGCCCCGTACGGCGACCCGCTCGGCGAGCGACACGCCCTCGACGAACTCCATCACGATGTACGGGACGCCGTCCTCCTCCACCACGTCGTGGACGCAGACGATGTGCGGGTGGTGGACCCGGGCCACGGCGCGCGCCTCGCGCAGCGTGGTGTCGACGGCCACGTCGCCGCCGCTCGGGACGCCCGCGTCGACGTGGAGCTCCTTCACGGCGACCGGACGGCCCAGCAGTTCGTCGTGGGCGCGCCACACGGTCCCCATCCCGCCGCGGCCCAGCCGGACCTCCAGGCGGTAGCGGCCGACGATCCGCCGCCGCGGTTCCCCCTGCTCCTGCGGCCTCCACCCTCCGACCGACACGGCCCACCTCCTCCGCTCGCGCCGAGGAGGTCACCCCTCGGCGGGTCGCCAGTGGCGCAGCACGATGTCGAACTGCTCCCGCGTGGTCGCCCAGTCCTCCTCGGGAGACGACATGTACAGCGCGTACTCGGTTCCGTCGTCCGTGTAGTACACCTGGTCTATCGCGTGGCGCTTACCGGGGTGTGTCCTTTTCTCGTACCAGGTGAACTCCCAGAGACAGGATTCCAGCTGATCACGGAACGTATTCCGGTCGAGCCCCACTCGGCGGTACCGCGGCAGTCTCTCCCGCAGGGCCTCCTCCACGTCGAGCATGTGCGCGTACGGGTCCTCGAAGTCCGGCGCGTCGTCGACGCTGACGCGGATGCGGTGCCTGCCGCCGTCCGGGGTGTAGTCGACCTGGCCGCCCTCCGTCCGCCGCTTCCAGCCGGCCGGCACGAGCAGGCTGAAGCCGAGCGGGTCCCGCACCCGCTCCCATCCCCGCGGCACCCCGCCCGGGCCGGGGGACGCGCCCCGCGCGGGGGTGGCGCCTGGGGCAGGGGCGGCGCTCGGCGCGGGGGCGGCGGCGACACCGGTGGTGTGGGGGGCCCGGCCGGCGTCGACGTACCGCATGACGGCGAAACCGGCGCCGGCGCCGAGCACCGCCGCCGCGAGGAGCACGACCGCGACGGCCCTGCGCCGGCGCGCCCGCCCGGGGGCGCCGGTCCGGCCGGGGGCGGGCGGCGCGACGGGGGCGGGGGCCGTGTCGCCCACCCGGCCGGCGGCGCCGTCCGCGACCTCCCGCAGCTCCCCCGGCGTGACGGGGCGGGTCGGGACGGAGTCCCGTGCGGCGGCCGGCGCACGGCCCCGCACCGCCTCGGCCAGCATGCGCTCCGCCTCCGCGGCGGTGGGCCTGTCGGCGGGGTCCTTGCGGAGCAACGCGGTGATCACCGGGGCGAGCGGGCCCGCGTGCACGGCCGCCCCGGCCTCCTCGGTGACCACCGCCTGCATGGTCCCGATCGGCGAGGAGCGGCGGAACGGCGACTCGCCCTGGACGGCCGTGTAGAGGGTGGCGCCCAGCGCCCACAGGTCGGAGGCCGGGCCCGGGTCCGCGCCGCGGACCCGCTCCGGGGCCAGGTAGTCGACGGAGCCGACGAGCTCGCCGGTGCGGGTGATGGTGGAGTCGCCCTCGATGGCGGCGATGCCGAAGTCGGTGAGCAGGACGCGTCCGTCGCGGGCCAGCAGCACGTTGCCCGGCTTGACGTCCCGGTGCAGCACCCCGGCGGCGTGCGCGGCACCCAGCGCGCCCAGCACGTGCAGGCCGATCCTCGCGGCCTCGCGCGGTGCGATCCGGCCATCCGGCGCGGACTTGACCGCGTCGGCGAGGGAGGGGCCGTCGACGTACTGCATGACGATCCACGGGCGGCCGTCGTGCTCCAGCACGTCGTGGACGGTGACGACGCCCGGGTGGGTGATCCTGGCGGCGGCCCGCGCCTCCTTCTGCGTACGGGCGTGCAGGACGGCCCGGTCGGCCTCGGAGACGTACTGGCCCGCCGTCAGCTCCTTCACCGCCACGGTGCGGTGGAGCACCTCGTCGTGGGCGCGCCACACCCTGCCCATCCCGCCCCGGCCGATGGTCTCGCCCAGCCGGTAGCGCCCCGCGAGCACCTGCCCCCCGCCCCTGCCCTGAGTCTGTTCCACGTGTCTCCGCCCGGCCCGCCCCGCTGCTTCGGGGCAAGGTTACGGAGGGTACGCGGCGCGGGGAACCTCGGGGGCGGCGGCGGATGCCGCCCCGGGACGCGCATCCTTCCGATTGGCGTGAATTCGCCACCATCTGCGGTCCGAACGGGTTAACCGGCGGACCGTCAGCGGGTGGCGTGGTACGCCTTGGTGGCCTGCTCGTAGATCTCCGTGACCTTGTCCCGCCCGGACTCGGGGCCGATGACCTGGATGACGTGGTAGCGGTCCCCGACGAGGAGTGCGAGGTTCCGCACGTACACCTGGCGCCCGTTGACGTCCTGCCAGGTGAACTGGCCCTCGGCCATGGCCTGCCGGCCGACGTCGACGCGGCGCAGACCGGTCGCCGTCGCCCAGGTCGAGTCGCGCCACGGCTGGAGCTCGCGCTCCTTGCCGCGCTGGTACTCCAGCGGGTCCGCGCCGGCGGTGCGGACGGTGTCGCGGCCGGGGACGACGATCAGCGTGTAGTCGCCGTCCGAGTAGCGGACCTGCCCGACGTCGTTGATGGGGCTGCGGCGCCAGGTCCGGTCGACGCCGATGCGGAAGCCCTCCGGGTCCTCCCGGACGACGTACCCCTCCGGCAGCGCGGGCGCGGTGGGCGTCCCGGCGTTCGACGAGGGCGCGGGTCCGCCGGGGACCGGGCTCTGCGGCACGGGCTCCGCCTGGCCGGGCGGGACCTGCGCGGGCGGCACGGAGGCGGTCGGCCGGGCCGTGCCGGTGGGCTGCTGCGACCGGTCCTGCGTCCCCGCCCCCGGCATGAACGCCACCGCGTACGCGACGGCGGCCGCGAGGCCGAGCAGCACCACCAGCAGGAGCGTGCGCCCCAGTGCGCGCGGGCTGCCCCCGGACCGCCGCTGCCCGGCCTTCGCGCGGCGGTGCCTGGCGGGCGCCGGGGCCGCGGGGGCGGTGGGGGCGGAGGTGCGGGTGCGGGTACGGGTGCGGCG from Streptomyces sp. MRC013 includes the following:
- a CDS encoding LAETG motif-containing sortase-dependent surface protein, with translation MKLRRAVAVAAATAVITPAAFLMAPTAHAEDGVPSTAESSPSMSSDEGTKTTEQAPSDAPSVSATPLPTEEKKPEEKSADGTAPAPSDSTSSGQPAGTAPGEDGEGEEGEELPYCEEVDENFEEKALDVRISGLPGKIVAGSGWKDFDLTITNKSKLDLKEVVFFAEVENFEEDESKWLSKYVDLQFKMPNSDKWVGIGHEEWAGGYFWGVETMKPKDFVEIDLRVRIDKAAPAGDSYAFGTGGYVGDVKGQECLAENSGALVEFAVLKPGSSVGDPGEAAPGDGRGKDVEKPDTKPQGGVEQLPVTGNLAETGSDSMLPVIGIAGGVALVAGTGVVFALRRRQNGATA
- a CDS encoding GMC family oxidoreductase, whose product is MSEVPPAQNPPEAGRNGSGGNASHGAPDDAYDYDVVVVGSGFGGSVAALRLTEKGYRVGVLEAGRRFTPATLPKTSWDLRNYLWAPALGLYGLQRVHLLGNVMVLAGAGVGGGSLNYANTLYVPPPAFFQDGQWAGITDWRAELAPYYDQAERMLGVRLNPTTTPSDVHLRAAAEAMGVGDTFHPAPVGVFFGDGRDADGATRAAPGERVPDPYFGGAGPARRACAECGECMTGCRHGAKNTLTENYLHLAEKAGAVVHPMTTVTAVTEDGGGGHLVRTVPTDRRRRGAPRTYRARYVVVAAGTYGTQTLLHRMKDRGLLPRLSDRLGELTRTNSEALVGAQTTDRRYRRRHGAPRVDFTRGVAITSSVHPDGNTHIEPVRYGRGSNAMGVLSTLQVPHARHRVAAWFGNVARHPVQALRSLSNRRWSERTVIGLVMQSLDNSLTTYLKPGGIGKGLLTARQGHGAPNPKQIPEATRAATLIAKEIGGFAGSNVGELMGTPLTAHFLGGCVIGATARDGVVDPYHRLYGHPGVSVVDGAAVSANLGVNPSLTITAQAERAMSLWPNKGEPDPRPAQGDPYVRLAPVEPRSPAVPRDAFAALRLPFLGLPKVPPKTPGA
- a CDS encoding succinic semialdehyde dehydrogenase, whose protein sequence is MTDTQAPANATGPTSPSASTPASPSATVFAPGPANPVAPAPAGARTAADVVTPEVVARLVRGVVGSGRTANHTPFTGERLAELPESAPEDVAEAFARARAAQTAWAAVPVRRRAAVLLRFHDLLLERQAEVLDLVQLETGKARLHAHEEVQAVAIAARHYGVRAASYLGPRRRGGAVPVLTQVTELRQPRGVVGQIAPWNYPLELSVGDALPAFAAGNAVVMKPDTQTALTALWARELLVEAGLPAGVFQVVLGDGPVVGPEVVRHADYVSFTGSTRTGREVARGAAARLVGVSLELGGKNPMLVLRDADVEKAAAGAVRACFSSAGQLCVSVERLYLHESVADAFLERFVARTRAMRLGTALAYGADMGSLVGVRQLEAVTRHVEEAVAKGARVLAGGVPRPDVGPLFHEPTVLDGVDPSMAVCTEETFGPVVSVYRFTDEDEVIERANDTAYGLNASVWTRDGRRGLAVAARLRTGTVNVNEGYGAAYGSAQAPMGGMKDSGLGRRHGSEGILRYTEAQTVARQRVMPLAPSFGMDDEGYASLMNRGLRLMKALRLR
- a CDS encoding serine/threonine-protein kinase; the encoded protein is MSVGGWRPQEQGEPRRRIVGRYRLEVRLGRGGMGTVWRAHDELLGRPVAVKELHVDAGVPSGGDVAVDTTLREARAVARVHHPHIVCVHDVVEEDGVPYIVMEFVEGVSLAERVAVRGPVDAYEAARIGLALLSALRAAHAIGVLHRDLKPANVLVEEATGRVVLTDFGIAQLAGATTLTEAGMFVGSPEYTAPERMQGHRAGPAADLWSLGVLLCAVMTGHSPFHRDSLGGVLHAVVEAEIRPPAAAGALLPVVRGLLERDPARRIDGAEAERLLRSYAVGGPAGAVGAVAAAVPGRAGPADVPAAHDRPDEGQAGGQEGQGDAPYGARPHSVPPARARDRVRYMARVLPHRSAPAVPGPPAAPPPPYVPAAPEVPDVPEAAGAPGASPLGQMAGVPDRGPAAPALPAPPPAGTEPQDAVLPDAVPADGHPRRTGRRRPARPRRTGRR
- a CDS encoding serine/threonine-protein kinase, producing MEQTQGRGGGQVLAGRYRLGETIGRGGMGRVWRAHDEVLHRTVAVKELTAGQYVSEADRAVLHARTQKEARAAARITHPGVVTVHDVLEHDGRPWIVMQYVDGPSLADAVKSAPDGRIAPREAARIGLHVLGALGAAHAAGVLHRDVKPGNVLLARDGRVLLTDFGIAAIEGDSTITRTGELVGSVDYLAPERVRGADPGPASDLWALGATLYTAVQGESPFRRSSPIGTMQAVVTEEAGAAVHAGPLAPVITALLRKDPADRPTAAEAERMLAEAVRGRAPAAARDSVPTRPVTPGELREVADGAAGRVGDTAPAPVAPPAPGRTGAPGRARRRRAVAVVLLAAAVLGAGAGFAVMRYVDAGRAPHTTGVAAAPAPSAAPAPGATPARGASPGPGGVPRGWERVRDPLGFSLLVPAGWKRRTEGGQVDYTPDGGRHRIRVSVDDAPDFEDPYAHMLDVEEALRERLPRYRRVGLDRNTFRDQLESCLWEFTWYEKRTHPGKRHAIDQVYYTDDGTEYALYMSSPEEDWATTREQFDIVLRHWRPAEG